In Delphinus delphis chromosome X, mDelDel1.2, whole genome shotgun sequence, the DNA window ATTTGAGACTCAGCCCCAACGgcctttcttcccctctcttcccggaagccttccctgacttgtTCCCTCCCTCCTGGCATCTTCTGGGGCTCCAGAGCTTGGTCCAAGCCCATGGCATTTGGATTATTCTTGtctaaatcctacttggtcatggtgtataatccttttatatGTTACTGAATTctatttactagtattttgttgaagatttttgtatctatattcaaaAGAGATACTGGTCTATAGTTGTCTTTTCTAattatgtctttggttttggtatgaaGTAATGATGGCCTCATAAGTTCATTCCCTTTTATTGCCAAGTAATAGTCCATGGAATCGATATACTATAGTCTGGTTaaccattcatctgctgatggacatctgggttgttttcagtctttttcttattACAGCAAACCTGTAACTTACAAActcatatgtctttctctgtgtacACACACGTGGAAGAGTTTTTTCCTGGGGCAGGGGATACcagtctatccatccatccacctacccaaccatttatccatccacccatccacctaccCATTCATTTATCCACCCATttgctgtccttccttccttctttcctcccttccattctttccttccttccttccataaaTCATCTATCTCTAGGCATATAACATCTGGGTCCAAGACAAGCTGTTTTGTAAAAATAGGCAGGAAACCTGCTACAGCCTTTGGCAAAGCCTTTCGTGTGCTGAAACTCACATCCTTAACCATCCTCTATTCCCAACATTTTGGGGGCTCCCTGGGGGGAGTTTACTCAGAGGGCATGGCTGAACTACCACCTGGAGACTGTTTAGAGACCAGAGTCCACAGGACTAGGGGCTCCCTCACCTCCAGGAGATCCTCATATGTACTCCTTCATCCATCTCTTATTTGCTCAGGGACCGtactctcccctttcctcttttccgGCCTCATTTGCTGTTTCCTCCTCTTGTTCCAGAACTCTAAATGTCCCTGGGCCTCTTCTCTAGTTGACATTTTCTCTCTTGGTGAACTCATCCAGTCTCCGTCTTCAGAGTATCTCCAGAATCTAACCATTTTTTTTATCACCTCCCCTGCCAGCACCAGGATCGCTCACCTGGACCACTGCAGTGGCCTCCTCCTCAGGATCCCCCAGCTTCCACCCTCAACCCTGCAGTCTATTTtcctcacagcagccagaggaagcCTGTTAAATCCTAAGTCAGATCATGGACCTCCTCTGCTCAAGACCCTCCTGCGGCTCCCCTGTCATTCAGAGTAAAACCCAGAGTCCTCTCCATGGCCCGTGAGGCCCCACGTCATCTGTGCCTCCACTTCTCCCACCTCACCTCCTGCCGctccccctcactcactctgctccGCTGCACAGCCTCCTCCTCGCTGTTCCTCACACATATTAGCCACGGCCCCTtcatgcctcagggcctttgtactggCTGTACTCTCTGCCTGGTATGCTCTTCCTCCAGCTATTGGCGCGGCTCCCTCCCTCATCTCTTCAGGTCTGTGCTCAAATGTCTCCTTAGTGAGGTTTCCCCTGACCATCCCATTACACATTGGAAACTGCCCCAGTGATTTTTATCTGTGTCAccacttttccatattttctttttctccaaagcaCTTATCCTCTAACACCCTTGATATTTTCCTtacttaatattatttcttttctgtctctcccactagaatggCAGCTCCACAAACATAGATGTGCTTATCTCTTCTGTTCAACACTGTGTCTCCAATGCCTGGAACAGGGCCAAGcacgcagtaggtgctcaatgtaTGTTTATTGGTTGGTTGACTGAGTaaatggtgggggaagggaacagAAACAGAGGAAATTTTTTCTTGTCCCATCTGTCTACTCTGTCAGGAGCTGAGCCTCAGTTGAGATGAGTCTGAATGTACCAGATCCAAAGGTAGAAAGTGCCACATTCCCCGGGGATGAGACCAGCTAAGGCGCTCCAGGACAAGGTAGTATCATCTGGGCTGTGAAGGCCCCATGGGAATCACAGAGATCTTGGGGTTCAGTCAAGCCAATGTGGTGGAGGAAACAGCAGGCAGCACTTGGAAGGAGTGAGATGAATCAAAAAGGGTGAAAAAGGATGGGCTCACTGACAAGGAGAAATCTGTCAGGGGCCTTGAATCCGAAGGCAATGACCCTAAATTTGGTCCTCAACGATGTTATACCCTGGTCACTGACCCCCAAACAGCTCAGAGACCTCACGTCCTAGACAAACACCCATACATAAAGCTGAAACAGTAATTAATGAAGAGTTCATATTAATTGAAAGTTATTAATTTATTGGGGCAGCTTGGATGGAGGACACTCAGACATGTTGGTCCCAAACCTGCCTCAGATCTTCCAGCAGGATGTGTGAAGTGCCTAAGTCCTCAGTTCTTAGAGGTTTCTGGGCCTGGGCGAGGGTttgcaggaaggaagggaaagggcgACATAGCAGGGGACAAGATGGCAGAGAGCTAGCCTCCATCACAAGGAGATGTAGTTGGACACCTCAGTGAGGTTTCTGTCAGGGTCTTGGAAGTAGATGGACATACTTTTGCCCCCTTTTTCCCCCATGCTGGGGACTGGACCCTCCTCAATGGGGACATCACAAGCCTGAAATGGGAGGAGAGAACAAAAGTCATTCATCACAGTCCATGTGTGGgaccaaaatttcattctttacagtGGCCTAGAAGACCCCTGTATCTTTCTCACTTCATCTCCTACcattcttccctccctcaccctgctcCAGCTACTTACTAGCTTTATGACCTCAAGAAGAGTACCTAACtgctctgtacctcagtttcctcatctgtcaaatggggatgataatgtaCCTAGTGTtatctagtaagtggcagagtcagaattcaaacccaggcaagtCTGGGCCAAAGTCCATACCCTTAATCCCAATGCTTTACCCACTTTCCTTCCAAACCAGACTTTTTCACTGATATTTTCCAAAGCAGTCCAGGTCAATTTGCATGAAGTGTATTTAATACCTCAATCTGTGTTCCCCAAAAGGAGAACAAATGACCCCTTcaaatgaaatcattttaagTATTACAAGGACACTAAATTAAATAACAGTGAGTCAGAAATTATTCCCTCTTCAATCCTCTTTCAGTCCTCTGATTATACAAAGAGGAAAGTCTCTGGTGGATGCGAAGTCCTTAACCACTTGCCACATCTAAATTTGTCAGGCCCAGAGAGTGGGGCAATGGAAGTGGCTATAATCTAATGGCATTGTGATGCTTTTATAGCTGTTTGTTTTTACAGTTACCTCCCCTTTATGCCAAGATATAATGGGTTTTCATTGACTTggttgaacattttctttttacataaatgtatttatataaatagagTTTAGGTATAATTTTTTTCACAAGGGTGatgtaaagttttcttttaaaatacatttgtgggcttccctggtgtcgcagtggttgagaatccgcctgccaatgcaggggacatgggttcgacctctggtctgggaagatcctcctaagcctgtgctccacaactactgaggctgtgctctagagtccacgagccacaacgactgagcccgcatgctgcaactactgaagcctgcatgcctagagcccgtgctccgcaacaagagaagccaccacaatgagaagcccgcgcgctgcaacgaagacccaacacagccaaaaataaattaaataagtttatttaaaaaaaaatacatttgcttACAGGGAAaaatgatgtcaataaaaatagtGAATAAACAATTGTGCATAGATCTTATCTGGATGTGATGAAACCTGTTATGTCTGAAGTTTGAGTCATGCTTCTGTTTTCACTGCATCTGCAGCAGCTTTCTCAAAAGAGGATGGAAGTCTGACTCACCGCGAGGTGCTGGACCATTTCCTTCAAAGGCTGTGATCAAGCATATATCCAGGGAGCCAGGGACTGGGTGAGCGGCTTTGGGTTCAAATTCCTTTCCCGCCTCATGGAGGTTAAATTTCTGGTCTCCAAAACACAATGCTTTCCGGTCTCCCTATTTGGGGAGAGAAAACAACCTGGAACTAAACCTCCAAGATGAGTGTGAGGCAAAGCCCCCTACCTACCCCaacaaggttaaaaaataaaaagtagaacaaGGTTTTTGATGAAAAACAGCAGCCCGTTGTCCCACACTTGTCTCATTCCCTAGAGGCAAACTGCTTTCAACGTGTGTATATGTTTCTTCTGGAAATTATTTCCATACCTCCAAATAATATGTTTATACTACCCATGGCAGAGACTGCAATCTGTCTACTTAATATAcatttctccccttttcttttaaacacaaCCCAAGTTTCAGTGGGGTTTATTGTACACCCAGCTTTAAAAACCTGCATTTCCCAGCATTCCTTGCTGGGTGACCATGTAAGACGAGACGATGAGATGTCCGCAGAGGCTGTGAGCAATGCATCTGGgaacctccccaccccactaAGCTGATGCTTTTTGCCCACTCACTTCCTCCTTCCAGCCACTGCCCGAGCCCTTCCTGCCTACCTCTGGACTGATTGttgaatgagagaaaaagaaaactctattttatttaacccGCTGGTAGTTAAATTTTCTCCCACATGCCTCCAAACAATCCCTAACTGATGTGCCACTATGTCTTGATTTAGCAACTTCAGACATTTTCTATCCTTTCCCTGTTAAGATAAATGAGAATTTAGCTCATCCACATTACTACCCCTCCCAACGAAATTCTGTCATCGGTTTTAGCTCGTCTTTTGGTtcctttacaattttaaaataacccaCTTTCGTCTTTATGTTTTGATGGACGAACATAGTATCTCATTGGCCCGACTATCCTCTtcatcctgcctccctctcctgtGCCTCTCaacttctgccattttttaaaaaatcattttatgtcCCTTTCATCTCACCATGATGGATACTACATCCATTCTATcagaaaatgactttatttcacTTGAATGATAGTTCGGCTGAGTATAGAATTTGAGGTTGTAGGTTATTTTCCTgcaggcttttattttttatttaaaaattttaatattttactttttaaaataaatgtattttatttatttattttgggtcttcattgctgtgttggggctttctctagttgtggtgagtggggtctactcttctatgcagtgcgcaggctctaggcacacgcagtagttgcagcacgcaggcttcagtagttgcagcactcgggctcagtagttgtggctcacgggctctagagcgcaagctcagtagttgtggtgcacgggcttagttgctccgcggcacgtgggatcttcctggaccagggatcgaacccatgttgccttcattggcagatggattcttaaccactgagccaccagggaagtccctatttttttattttttaaaaaaatatttatttatttggctgtgccaggtcttagctgcagcgtgcaggatcttttttttcagttgtggcat includes these proteins:
- the GLOD5 gene encoding LOW QUALITY PROTEIN: glyoxalase domain-containing protein 5 (The sequence of the model RefSeq protein was modified relative to this genomic sequence to represent the inferred CDS: inserted 2 bases in 1 codon); amino-acid sequence: MLRHLPCRLPARMWSRISEKQSWRDNSQTPSLCLIHKLDHIVMTVKSIKDTSMFYSKILGMEVMIFKGDRKALCFGDQKFNLHEAGKEFEPKAAHPVPGSLDICLITXPLKEMVQHLAACDVPIEEGPVPSMGEKGGKSMSIYFQDPDRNLTEVSNYISL